From the Mycoplasmatota bacterium genome, one window contains:
- a CDS encoding family 20 glycosylhydrolase: MYFIVPQVKSLKITEGYFSINTEINVKYKKQFEEVYQVLNKLFIVDFKNENNNLIFIQNTDLNNEGYILEINNDIITISYHTVNGAFYALKTLKQIINQQENNKIHNLIIHDYPSLKTRGFMLDISRDKIPTMETLYEFINKLSDLKYNHFELYVEGFSFGYPSFSQYTEGNTPVTIEEYQTLEKYCNDLFIDMVPNQNGFGHMAPWLAQDEFKDLAECPDGFTIWGGNRPASTLNPLDEKSIELVKKMYDDMLPYSNSKYFNMNFDEPFELGYGRSKEVCEQFGEGKVYIEYMKKLYEHIKSYNKTPLIWADVLNKHLDLIDEIPDDMIFLDWGYDINSPFSKSLKNLANCNTKFMACPGTSSWCSITGRTMDMLENIKNASYYSYLYKGEGIILTDWGDVGHLQYLPFTYPGLVYGAMTSWGVEEGLYKNLAESLNIMFKDKSKLIGDILLDLGNYYRYEGTYTSNGTKTFHSLIWALNASNGMNGDPLTYYINKMKKNVFPTKNYQTLVNYLNFISSRIELVELECEDGELVISEIKQSIFFLHTLLKVNQMLSEQLNKEEKATLINEIITELDMTIKNHQLIWFQRNRLGGLKHSVQVIEYLKQIVVLYKNSL; the protein is encoded by the coding sequence ATGTATTTTATCGTACCTCAAGTTAAAAGTTTGAAAATTACTGAAGGATATTTCTCAATCAATACTGAAATTAATGTGAAGTATAAAAAACAATTTGAAGAAGTCTATCAAGTATTGAACAAATTATTTATTGTTGATTTTAAAAATGAAAATAATAATCTCATTTTTATCCAAAATACTGATTTAAATAATGAAGGATACATACTTGAAATTAACAATGATATCATTACAATTAGTTATCATACTGTAAACGGTGCATTTTATGCATTAAAAACACTTAAACAAATTATCAATCAACAAGAAAATAATAAGATTCATAACTTAATCATTCATGACTATCCTAGTTTAAAAACACGTGGTTTTATGCTTGATATTAGTCGTGATAAGATTCCAACGATGGAAACATTATATGAATTTATCAACAAATTGAGTGACTTAAAATATAATCATTTTGAATTATATGTTGAAGGTTTTTCTTTTGGATACCCTAGTTTCTCGCAATATACAGAAGGGAATACACCAGTAACGATCGAAGAATATCAGACATTAGAAAAATACTGTAATGACCTATTTATTGATATGGTTCCAAATCAAAATGGTTTTGGTCATATGGCCCCTTGGCTTGCTCAAGATGAATTTAAAGATTTAGCTGAATGTCCAGATGGATTTACAATTTGGGGAGGAAACAGACCTGCATCAACGCTTAATCCTTTAGATGAAAAAAGTATAGAGTTAGTTAAAAAAATGTATGATGATATGTTACCTTATAGTAATTCTAAATACTTCAATATGAACTTTGATGAACCATTTGAATTAGGTTATGGTAGAAGTAAAGAAGTATGTGAGCAATTTGGTGAAGGAAAAGTATATATTGAATATATGAAAAAATTATATGAACATATCAAATCCTATAATAAAACCCCATTAATTTGGGCTGATGTATTAAATAAACATCTTGATTTAATTGATGAAATACCCGATGATATGATTTTCCTAGATTGGGGTTATGATATCAATTCTCCATTTAGTAAATCACTTAAAAATTTAGCTAATTGTAATACTAAATTTATGGCTTGTCCGGGAACATCTAGCTGGTGCTCAATAACAGGTAGAACAATGGACATGTTAGAAAATATTAAAAATGCTTCATACTATTCCTACTTATACAAAGGAGAAGGAATAATACTAACTGATTGGGGAGATGTTGGACATCTTCAATACTTACCCTTTACCTATCCTGGTTTAGTCTATGGGGCCATGACATCCTGGGGTGTTGAAGAAGGTCTTTATAAAAACCTTGCAGAGTCACTTAATATTATGTTTAAAGATAAATCAAAATTAATCGGTGATATTCTCTTAGATTTAGGCAATTATTATCGTTATGAAGGAACTTATACTTCTAATGGAACTAAAACATTTCATTCGTTAATTTGGGCATTAAATGCTTCTAATGGTATGAATGGAGACCCATTAACTTATTACATTAATAAAATGAAAAAAAATGTATTCCCGACTAAAAATTATCAAACATTAGTTAATTACTTAAATTTTATCTCTAGTAGAATTGAATTAGTTGAATTAGAATGTGAGGATGGAGAACTTGTAATTAGTGAAATTAAACAAAGTATCTTCTTCTTACACACCTTATTAAAAGTTAATCAAATGTTAAGTGAACAATTAAATAAAGAAGAAAAAGCCACTTTAATAAATGAAATTATTACTGAATTAGACATGACCATAAAAAATCATCAACTAATTTGGTTTCAAAGAAATCGTTTAGGTGGGTTAAAACATAGTGTTCAAGTAATCGAATATCTTAAACAAATTGTTGTTTTGTATAAAAATTCTTTATAA
- a CDS encoding endonuclease: MSKFRTIITLLVLVTLVGCNVSINSTTSTSTTTTTAQTTTDQTTTTEEQTTTTEETTTTTEETTTTTESNSSSLDNSYYKDAIGKTGDQLKRALNDIIDNHTKLTYDEVKYALRDTDEDPNNSNNVILLYTGRSQAKSTFGGDRDDWNREHVWAKSHGDFGKSMGPGTDLHHLRPTDASVNSTRGNKDFDYGGNYDKECKQCKTDSDSWEPSDNVKGDVARMIFYMAVRYEGEHGEVDLELNDHVNNGSRPYMGRLSVLLEWNRLDPVDEFEMNRNNVIYEDYQGNRNPFIDHPEWAELIWNN; this comes from the coding sequence ATGAGTAAATTTCGCACAATTATAACTTTGTTAGTTCTCGTAACCTTAGTTGGTTGTAACGTATCAATTAATTCAACTACTTCTACTAGTACAACAACTACTACTGCGCAAACGACGACTGATCAGACAACAACTACTGAAGAACAAACGACAACTACTGAAGAAACAACGACGACAACTGAAGAAACGACGACAACAACTGAATCTAATAGTTCATCGCTTGATAATTCCTACTATAAAGATGCTATTGGAAAAACAGGTGATCAATTAAAACGAGCATTAAATGACATTATTGATAATCACACGAAATTAACCTATGACGAGGTTAAATACGCGCTTAGAGATACAGATGAAGATCCAAATAATTCAAATAATGTAATCTTATTATATACAGGACGTTCACAAGCCAAATCTACTTTTGGTGGTGACAGAGATGATTGGAATAGAGAACACGTTTGGGCCAAATCTCATGGTGATTTTGGAAAATCAATGGGGCCAGGAACAGATCTTCATCATTTAAGACCAACTGATGCTTCTGTTAATAGTACAAGAGGCAATAAAGATTTTGATTATGGCGGAAATTATGATAAAGAATGTAAACAATGTAAAACAGATAGTGATTCTTGGGAACCAAGCGATAATGTTAAAGGTGATGTTGCACGTATGATTTTTTATATGGCAGTCCGTTATGAAGGAGAACATGGTGAAGTTGACCTAGAACTTAACGATCATGTTAATAATGGTTCAAGACCTTATATGGGAAGATTATCTGTATTATTAGAATGGAATCGATTAGACCCAGTAGATGAATTTGAGATGAATAGAAACAATGTTATTTATGAAGACTATCAAGGTAATAGAAATCCATTTATCGACCATCCTGAATGGGCAGAATTAATATGGAATAATTAA
- a CDS encoding IS1182 family transposase codes for MLPNKELVLSPYSKLYDIVVPKNHILRKFKELVDFEFVYEELKDKYTKDNGATAKCPIFMFKLLLLKVMYPMSDRDLVEQAQLNMAYKYFLEIAPEETDIIHPTSLTKFRKLRLKDGELLDKLISKTVELALNLGLIKSKQIIVDSTHTNSMFNYKSPLEILEEKSKNLRKVVYKTDESYKDKMPEKPISKNIDDHIKYCNELVELIRNDENLLIRENIRLKTNLLEEIVNDNIEEINSMVEKDAKVGHKSADTSFFGYKTHIAMVPERIITAAVVTSGDKHDGKQARELYVKSKENGIEVDAFIGDGAYSEKELIEYAKKNEFKLVSKLSKTVSKGNKRKCEDFEYNKDAKRYVCKAGHMGVRVALHGKKKHEIEGTPLRETHYFDVEKCKTCPFKEECGYKEGQDSRSYTVTLKKDNVHAEHEKFQESKEFKELAKERYKIEAKNSELKNSHGYKRCQSHGLLGMQIQSAMTIFAVNLKRIVTLMG; via the coding sequence ATGCTACCTAATAAAGAACTTGTCTTAAGTCCATACAGTAAGTTGTATGATATTGTGGTTCCAAAGAATCATATATTAAGAAAATTTAAAGAATTAGTGGATTTTGAATTTGTTTATGAAGAATTAAAAGATAAATATACAAAGGATAATGGAGCGACAGCGAAATGTCCTATTTTTATGTTTAAATTATTATTATTAAAAGTAATGTATCCAATGTCTGACCGAGATTTAGTTGAGCAAGCACAATTAAATATGGCATATAAGTATTTTTTAGAAATAGCTCCAGAAGAAACAGATATTATCCATCCAACAAGTTTAACAAAGTTTAGAAAGTTACGATTAAAAGATGGAGAATTATTAGATAAACTAATTTCAAAAACAGTAGAGCTAGCACTAAACTTAGGATTAATAAAATCAAAACAAATAATAGTAGACTCAACACATACAAATAGTATGTTTAATTATAAATCACCACTTGAAATCTTAGAAGAGAAATCAAAAAATTTACGAAAAGTAGTATATAAGACTGATGAAAGTTATAAAGATAAGATGCCTGAAAAGCCAATATCAAAGAATATAGACGATCATATAAAATACTGTAATGAATTAGTTGAATTAATTAGAAATGATGAAAATTTACTAATCAGAGAAAATATTAGATTAAAAACAAACTTATTAGAAGAAATAGTAAATGATAATATTGAAGAAATAAATTCAATGGTAGAAAAGGATGCAAAAGTAGGACATAAATCAGCTGATACATCATTCTTTGGATATAAAACACATATCGCGATGGTGCCAGAACGAATTATCACAGCGGCAGTTGTGACAAGTGGAGATAAACACGATGGAAAGCAAGCAAGAGAATTATATGTGAAATCAAAAGAAAATGGAATTGAAGTTGATGCTTTTATAGGGGATGGAGCGTATTCAGAAAAAGAACTAATAGAATATGCGAAAAAAAATGAATTTAAATTAGTTTCAAAATTGAGTAAAACAGTATCTAAAGGAAATAAAAGAAAATGTGAGGATTTTGAATATAATAAAGATGCGAAAAGATATGTATGTAAAGCAGGTCATATGGGAGTTAGAGTTGCACTACATGGTAAAAAGAAACATGAGATAGAAGGAACTCCATTGCGAGAAACGCATTATTTTGATGTAGAAAAATGTAAAACGTGTCCATTTAAAGAAGAATGTGGATATAAAGAAGGACAAGATAGTAGATCTTATACAGTTACATTAAAGAAGGATAATGTTCATGCAGAACATGAAAAATTTCAAGAAAGTAAAGAATTCAAAGAATTAGCAAAAGAAAGGTATAAGATAGAAGCTAAAAATTCTGAATTGAAAAATAGTCATGGATATAAAAGATGTCAATCCCATGGCCTTTTAGGTATGCAGATACAATCAGCAATGACAATATTCGCAGTAAACTTGAAAAGAATTGTAACACTAATGGGATAG
- a CDS encoding nitroreductase family protein, with product MDALEAILTRRSIRKFTSQIIKDEDLSLLLRAGFAAPSAHNRQPFDFIVVKDEKILNDLASHHPYAKMLPQAGCGIVVCSDNEKQDEMRVLKI from the coding sequence ATGGATGCATTAGAAGCAATTTTAACAAGACGAAGTATACGTAAATTTACTAGTCAAATAATTAAGGATGAAGATTTATCGTTATTATTAAGAGCTGGATTTGCTGCGCCATCAGCGCATAATAGACAACCCTTTGATTTCATTGTGGTTAAGGATGAAAAAATATTAAATGATTTAGCAAGTCATCATCCTTATGCTAAAATGTTACCACAAGCAGGCTGTGGAATTGTTGTCTGTAGCGATAATGAAAAGCAAGATGAAATGAGGGTGCTGAAAATCTAG
- a CDS encoding metallophosphoesterase, producing MRIKIPKFSLVILIGPSSSGKTTFAKNHFKDSEIISSGYCRYLLSDDENNQTVSKEAFELMLYLIDKRLSLRKLTVVDATNVLENTRYKLLELAKKHHCLTVAIVFNMSEWICYHRNKLRKDRDLEEKIIKYQYNQMQYSLMNLKKEGLNYVYIMNSIDDVMKTKIYETPLYCDKSDEKGPFDIIGDIHGCYDELVSLLQKLGYQIDIQDDKYEIYHPEGRKVIFLGDLVDRGPKIVEVLKLVMSMVKSENAYCVQGNHDNKLYRKLEGRNVQVKNGLEDSIQQLSKESQNFIDKVRNFLKHLESHLIFDNGQLVVAHAGIKEEFIGRTSKRIRSFTLYGETSNEMDEFGLPKRYLWAKDYKGKPRILYGHTPNLDAFSLNEAINIDTGCVFGNKLTAYRYPEEDFVSVKALKQYSVPARPMK from the coding sequence ATGCGAATAAAAATACCAAAATTCTCTTTGGTGATCTTAATCGGTCCATCAAGTAGTGGAAAAACTACATTTGCGAAAAACCATTTTAAAGATAGTGAAATAATTTCTTCAGGTTATTGTCGTTATTTATTATCAGATGATGAAAATAATCAAACGGTGAGTAAAGAAGCGTTTGAATTGATGTTGTATTTGATTGATAAACGTTTAAGTTTACGAAAATTAACAGTCGTAGATGCCACAAATGTGTTAGAAAATACACGTTATAAATTGTTAGAACTCGCTAAAAAGCATCATTGTTTAACGGTTGCGATTGTCTTTAATATGTCAGAATGGATATGTTATCACAGAAACAAATTGCGGAAAGATCGTGATTTAGAAGAAAAAATTATTAAGTATCAATATAATCAGATGCAGTATTCCTTAATGAATCTAAAAAAAGAAGGGTTAAATTATGTGTATATTATGAACTCAATAGATGATGTTATGAAAACAAAAATATATGAAACGCCATTATATTGTGATAAAAGTGATGAGAAGGGACCTTTTGATATTATTGGAGATATACATGGTTGTTACGATGAATTAGTTAGTTTACTACAAAAATTAGGATATCAAATAGATATACAAGATGATAAGTATGAGATATACCATCCTGAAGGAAGGAAGGTAATTTTTTTAGGTGATTTAGTTGATAGAGGTCCTAAAATTGTCGAAGTTTTAAAGTTAGTAATGTCTATGGTTAAATCTGAGAATGCCTATTGCGTACAAGGGAATCATGATAATAAATTGTATCGTAAACTTGAAGGGCGAAACGTTCAAGTGAAGAATGGGCTTGAGGATTCTATTCAACAGTTATCAAAGGAATCACAAAATTTTATTGATAAAGTGAGAAACTTCCTAAAACATTTAGAAAGTCATTTAATATTTGATAATGGTCAATTAGTAGTTGCACATGCTGGAATTAAAGAAGAATTCATTGGTAGAACTTCAAAGCGCATAAGAAGTTTTACATTATATGGTGAAACTTCTAATGAAATGGATGAATTTGGTTTGCCGAAACGTTATTTATGGGCTAAAGACTATAAAGGAAAACCTCGGATTTTATATGGACATACACCTAATTTAGATGCATTTAGTTTAAACGAAGCAATTAATATTGATACAGGTTGTGTATTTGGTAATAAATTAACTGCTTATCGTTATCCTGAAGAAGATTTCGTTTCTGTGAAAGCTTTAAAACAGTATTCTGTACCAGCAAGACCAATGAAATAA
- a CDS encoding nicotinate phosphoribosyltransferase, which produces MDIKRNLTLLTDFYEFTMVNGFFEDNKKDTIAYFDMFFRKVPDNGGFAIMAGIEQVIEYIRNLHFTDEDIQFLKNKNMFSEDFLDYLKNFNFSCSIWAVEEGMPIFPNEPIVVVKGPVIQTQLIETMILLTVNHQSLIATKTNRIVRAAKNRAVMEFGSRRAQGYDGAVYGARAAYIGGCVGTACTLADQAFKVPALGTMAHSFVQLYPTELDAFKAYARIYPDNCTLLVDTYNVIKSGIPNAIKTFNEVLIPLGYRPRGVRIDSGDITYLSKTARKMLDDAGFSDCKIVASNSLDEYIIRDLLMQGAEIDMFGVGERLITSKSEPVFGGVYKLVAIEEKDKIIPKIKISENVAKITNPGFKQIYRFFDKKTNKALADVITLNEEIIQDDGEYEIFDPNNIWKRKKLSNYYVKKLLVPIFEDGKCVYKLPSLSEIRSRCEKQIETLWDTILRFENPHEYYVDLSQKLWDLKQGMIHEYSLK; this is translated from the coding sequence ATGGATATAAAAAGAAATTTAACATTACTTACAGATTTTTATGAATTCACGATGGTAAATGGATTTTTTGAAGATAATAAAAAAGACACAATCGCTTATTTTGATATGTTTTTTCGTAAAGTGCCAGATAATGGTGGATTTGCGATTATGGCAGGAATAGAACAAGTTATAGAATATATCCGTAATTTACATTTTACTGATGAGGATATTCAATTTTTAAAAAACAAAAACATGTTTAGTGAAGATTTTTTAGATTATCTAAAAAACTTTAATTTTTCTTGTAGTATTTGGGCAGTTGAAGAAGGAATGCCAATATTTCCTAATGAACCGATTGTTGTTGTTAAAGGACCTGTTATACAAACCCAACTCATTGAAACGATGATTTTATTAACGGTTAATCATCAAAGTTTGATAGCCACAAAAACAAATCGTATTGTAAGAGCAGCGAAAAACCGTGCAGTAATGGAATTTGGAAGTAGACGAGCACAAGGTTATGATGGAGCAGTTTATGGCGCTAGAGCGGCTTATATTGGCGGTTGTGTGGGAACTGCTTGTACATTAGCCGATCAAGCATTCAAGGTTCCAGCATTAGGAACGATGGCACATAGTTTCGTACAACTGTATCCTACTGAGTTAGATGCATTTAAAGCTTATGCACGTATCTATCCTGATAATTGTACGCTATTAGTTGATACATACAATGTGATAAAATCAGGAATTCCTAATGCCATTAAGACTTTTAATGAAGTTCTTATCCCATTAGGGTATAGACCAAGAGGCGTTAGAATCGATAGTGGAGATATAACTTATCTATCTAAAACAGCAAGGAAAATGTTAGATGACGCGGGATTTTCTGATTGTAAAATTGTAGCGTCTAACTCATTAGATGAATATATCATTCGAGATTTATTAATGCAAGGTGCTGAAATTGATATGTTTGGGGTTGGAGAACGCTTAATCACCTCAAAATCAGAACCAGTTTTTGGTGGGGTTTATAAATTAGTAGCGATAGAGGAAAAAGATAAAATTATTCCTAAAATAAAAATTAGTGAAAATGTCGCTAAAATAACAAACCCAGGATTTAAGCAAATTTATCGATTTTTTGATAAGAAAACAAATAAAGCACTAGCAGACGTCATAACATTAAATGAAGAAATCATTCAAGATGATGGTGAATATGAAATTTTTGATCCTAACAACATATGGAAGCGAAAAAAATTATCTAATTATTATGTGAAGAAATTGTTAGTTCCCATATTTGAAGATGGAAAATGTGTCTATAAACTTCCATCATTGTCAGAAATAAGAAGTCGATGTGAAAAACAAATCGAAACGCTTTGGGATACCATTTTACGTTTTGAGAATCCCCATGAGTATTATGTAGATTTATCACAAAAGTTGTGGGATTTAAAACAAGGGATGATTCATGAATATTCACTAAAATAA
- a CDS encoding cysteine hydrolase produces MKNKEMFLKNSEAILGKIVEQLDNLEAVDLKTLDKNKTAVVIVDMVNGFVKKGALQSDRIASLVPEVVKIAKWCDELQIKKVVLADSHPENTPEFKSYPCHCVKGTEEAEVVNEIKTIGNYLLIEKNSTNGFIEPVFQKWLIENKEINNFIVVGDCTDICVLQFALTLKTHFNRINEDSRIIIPMNAVDTYDFETHNGDLMHLIGLYFMMINSIEIVKEIII; encoded by the coding sequence ATGAAAAATAAGGAAATGTTTTTAAAGAACAGTGAAGCGATTTTAGGTAAAATAGTAGAACAATTAGATAATTTAGAAGCGGTTGATTTAAAGACATTAGATAAAAATAAAACGGCAGTTGTTATAGTGGATATGGTTAATGGATTTGTTAAAAAAGGTGCTTTACAGAGTGATAGAATCGCTAGTTTAGTGCCTGAAGTGGTTAAAATAGCTAAATGGTGTGATGAATTACAGATAAAAAAGGTAGTTTTAGCGGATAGTCATCCTGAAAATACACCTGAATTTAAATCATACCCTTGTCATTGTGTCAAAGGAACAGAAGAAGCAGAAGTCGTTAATGAAATAAAAACAATAGGTAATTATTTATTAATTGAAAAAAATTCGACTAATGGTTTTATAGAACCAGTATTTCAAAAATGGTTGATAGAAAATAAAGAAATTAATAATTTTATTGTTGTAGGGGATTGTACCGATATCTGTGTTTTACAATTTGCTTTAACGTTAAAAACACATTTTAATCGTATTAATGAAGATAGTCGAATTATTATTCCGATGAATGCTGTTGATACTTATGATTTTGAGACTCATAATGGTGATTTAATGCATTTGATAGGATTATATTTTATGATGATAAACAGTATAGAAATAGTAAAAGAAATAATTATATAG
- a CDS encoding NUDIX hydrolase, translating into MDNEQTFLKNYDVTKYARPSVTVDTLVYTVTKEESSNYRKLPRKVFKVLLINRKQHPFKDNWAIPGGFVNMDENLEDAAKRELKEETNIDNIYLEQLYTYGDVGRDPRTRVISCCYMSLVDSSNFNVKASDDALDARWFEIQYKLKEEQKNISNKGYIKRKTYQLTLINNDIELDALINVIIEAQGSNVSIKREIVSSNKIAFDHGLAISYGIERLRNKIEYTDIVFNLMPEEFTLTELQQVYEVILDKELLKANFRRKIADMVIETNNYRKDKGHRPSKLYRYNPNWVDLHIERRN; encoded by the coding sequence ATGGATAATGAACAAACATTTTTAAAGAACTATGATGTGACAAAATATGCTAGACCCTCTGTTACAGTTGATACATTAGTTTATACAGTTACGAAAGAAGAAAGTTCTAACTACAGAAAACTTCCGAGAAAAGTGTTTAAAGTATTACTAATTAACAGAAAACAGCATCCCTTCAAAGATAATTGGGCAATACCAGGTGGTTTTGTTAACATGGATGAGAATTTAGAAGATGCAGCAAAAAGAGAATTAAAAGAAGAAACGAATATTGATAATATCTACCTTGAACAGTTATATACCTATGGTGATGTAGGACGTGATCCTAGAACGAGGGTTATTAGTTGTTGTTATATGTCATTAGTGGATAGTTCTAATTTTAATGTGAAAGCAAGTGATGATGCTTTAGATGCGAGATGGTTTGAAATTCAGTATAAATTAAAAGAAGAACAAAAAAATATAAGTAATAAGGGTTATATTAAACGAAAAACTTATCAATTAACATTAATCAATAATGATATTGAATTAGATGCTTTAATTAATGTGATTATAGAAGCACAAGGTAGTAATGTTTCTATTAAAAGAGAGATTGTTTCATCAAATAAAATTGCTTTTGATCATGGTTTAGCGATTTCTTATGGAATAGAGAGATTAAGAAATAAGATTGAATATACAGACATTGTGTTTAATTTAATGCCAGAAGAGTTTACATTGACTGAATTACAACAAGTGTATGAGGTTATATTGGATAAAGAATTATTAAAAGCTAATTTTAGAAGAAAAATTGCAGACATGGTCATAGAAACGAACAATTATAGAAAAGATAAAGGGCATCGTCCATCTAAATTATACCGATATAATCCTAATTGGGTTGATTTACATATCGAAAGGAGAAATTAA
- the rsgA gene encoding ribosome small subunit-dependent GTPase A, which translates to MNLNQYGYNLFFEKSYNDKNNKNLLPGRVIEEHGKYFKVVTELGVLQTELSGKYKRELRSEFIPAVGDWITLEKLPNEDKGIIQDVLPRQSKFSRKVAGQETIEQVVVANFDTMFIFNSLNSNYNLRRIERYLVLAWESGAVPVIILSKSDLCDDVERKIYEVRNSAPGVDVYAVSSLTGYGLDAIRKYFKPGKTIALLGSSGVGKSSLVNNLVGEEILKVQEIREQDDRGRHTTTHRELVLLPNGSMIVDTPGMRELGLWQGSEGLSETFSDIDEIAQSCRFNDCQHMTEPGCAVREAIDNGTLDIKRFNSYIKLKKKTAYVQMKSDQRLRAEQKRRGKELAKFHNFKQKQRAK; encoded by the coding sequence GAAATCATATAACGATAAAAATAATAAAAACCTTTTGCCAGGGAGAGTTATTGAAGAACATGGTAAATATTTTAAAGTGGTAACAGAATTAGGTGTTTTACAGACAGAATTATCTGGAAAATACAAACGTGAATTAAGAAGTGAATTTATTCCCGCAGTGGGAGATTGGATTACATTAGAGAAGTTACCAAATGAAGATAAAGGTATTATTCAAGATGTTTTACCTAGACAATCAAAATTTTCACGTAAAGTGGCGGGTCAAGAAACGATTGAACAGGTAGTCGTCGCAAATTTTGATACAATGTTTATATTTAATTCCCTAAACAGTAATTATAATTTAAGACGTATCGAAAGGTATTTAGTATTAGCATGGGAAAGTGGAGCAGTTCCTGTTATTATCCTTAGTAAATCAGATTTATGTGATGATGTAGAAAGAAAAATATATGAGGTTAGAAACAGTGCACCAGGTGTTGATGTCTATGCTGTTAGTTCTCTTACAGGATATGGATTAGATGCAATTAGAAAATACTTTAAACCAGGAAAAACAATTGCTTTATTAGGTTCTTCTGGTGTTGGTAAATCATCACTTGTGAATAATTTAGTTGGAGAAGAGATATTAAAAGTTCAAGAGATAAGAGAGCAAGATGATAGAGGAAGACATACAACAACTCATCGGGAATTAGTTTTATTACCAAATGGTAGTATGATTGTTGATACCCCAGGAATGCGTGAACTTGGTTTATGGCAAGGAAGCGAGGGGTTAAGTGAAACTTTTAGTGATATCGATGAAATCGCCCAATCTTGTCGCTTTAATGATTGCCAACATATGACAGAACCAGGTTGTGCTGTTAGAGAAGCTATAGACAATGGAACCTTAGATATAAAACGATTTAATAGTTATATAAAACTAAAAAAAAAAACGGCTTATGTACAGATGAAATCTGATCAAAGACTTCGTGCTGAACAAAAACGTCGCGGGAAAGAACTAGCCAAATTTCACAATTTTAAACAAAAACAAAGAGCTAAATAA